The sequence below is a genomic window from Halalkalicoccus jeotgali B3.
GCAGAGAGGGAGATACACCGGTTCACGACAGAGCCGGCCGCCTCATATCCAACAAGCAGAAAGAGCGATTCGTCGAAAAGAGCGAACGTCACCAATTCGAGAGACACATGATAATCAGCCCAGAGAACGGAAATGACCTCTCAAACGATGAGATCGGCAAAGAGACGCGCCGAACAATGGAACAGTTCACGAAAAACCGACCCACGGTGACCTACGCGTATAGTGTTCATCGGGATACTGAACACCCGCACGCTCACGTTGCCATGACGGGTGAGAAGACGGACCTCTACATGGATCGTGGTGACGTCGAGAATGTCCGAGAGACGGCCAATGAGCGGATGGTCGAACGAGAGAGGTACAAACACCGCCGACAGGAGAAAGAGCGTGCGAACGAACGTGATTCGCGAGAGCGGGAGCAAGAACTAGAGGACGAATTAGAGATTGAGAGGGGCCGCTAAGATGGTGCTTGGAACCCTCCTCAATCTGACGGCGGTAGCCGCCATGTTAGCCTACGTAAGCAAAGTTAAAGGATTCTCCCCTGTCGGTCCCTACGATGCATGGCGGGTGATTACGGCCCCGCTACGCGACGTCAATAGAGCACTCACACCCCTAGCAGCCATCATCGGGTGGTTCGTGGCCCTTTGGTTGGCTGACGTAACCGGCGCGATATGGCTTACTGTCGCCCTGTTCTTCGGTATCGGTGGGGCATTGCTCTATGAGACGATTCGAGTTGGAATACCCACGGCTATCGGCGCGACTATCGGCCTTGTATCGGGTCTAACGAGCGACGTTAGGCCCGATCGGGATAACTTCTCACTCCCATTGACTATCTACGAATCGCAGGCTGACGACGTGAGCGAGTGGACAGACGGCGCTATGCACGTTCCACGTCGTTCGTTGCTGACTCTTGGAGCGAGTGGAGCCGGCAAGAGTGAGACACTAAAGCACTTCGTCGATCAGCTCCAGGCCGACCCGAGTGAGCCTGTGGTAGTGTTCGACATGAAGCGAGATTACCAAGCATTCCTCAAGGAACGCGGTGCGTCCATGATCCGCCTCTCATCCCAGGGTTCGAGCACAGAGATAGGGTCACCGATCGCGTGGAACATCTTCGCGGAAATGGAAACTGAGGCTGACGCCGACGAGATTGCAAGGTCACTGTTTCCAAAGGGACGCGACCAGAACAATTTCTTCGATACGGCAGGCCGCCAGCTATTTGCCGCGAACCTGAAGTACCTGAAACGTGAGCTCGACAATCCGACGAACGCCGACCTCGTGCGCTACTGGCAACGCGCCAGTCCTAAGAAAATGCACGAGAACCTTAGCAGAGACGGCCACGAGGACCTAACGGCAGCTGCGAGTGCGATTGACCCGGAGACGGCCAAACAGCCGGGGGAGTGTTCTCAAGCGCCCAGCAACAAGTTCAAGACCTCTTTGTGGGTGACTTCGCGAAGTCCGGCGACTTCTCGATTCGTGAGTACATGGCGAATCCGCAAGGCCGTATTCTCGTACTCGACTACCCGACGCGCCAGAGCGAGACGATCGCGCCCGTGTTCCGCTACCTGATAGATGAATCCATCAAACACGGGATGTCTGACCCGCGTCGGTCGGCGTACTACCTACTCGACGAGATAGAGCATATGGGCGTGTCTATCAGCCGACTCGGAGAGCTGATAAACGTCGGCCGGGGGAACAACTGTCAGGCGATACTCTCCCTACAGAGTGTCGCGCAGCTCCAGGACACGTACGGCCGCGAGAGAGCGAACGCGCTACTCTCGGGGATGGTTACGGTAATCGGCCTTCGGACGGCCGACGAACCGTCAGTGGACTTCCTACGGGAAACGGTCGGTACGGAGTTCAACGAGTACACCGGCCACGTTGAGCGGAAAGAAGCGCCGTTAGGTGGCGGTATGGTTGAGACGTCGCGAGAAATGAAAACTGAGGAAGAACACAAGTTCGCGAAGGGCGACCTTCGGAGCTTCGACGCGGGGGAGGCGGTAATTTGTCGACAGGGTAAAGGCTACGTCCATGGCCGGATTCGTATGCTTGAGGAGTAGCTCGGGATAACAGACAATGCCAACATCTATTATGATGTGGTTCGTAACATCAATATGTCCGGGGACGAGGCCACACTCATACTCAGTGAATCACTCGACTTCCCCGAGACAGGGCGGATCGTTCGGATGAATGTGTGGTCTGTCCCGGCGTCAGACGCCTATCCAGATGGCATCAAATACCGGTTGCACTACGGGACAGGTGAGGGAGAGACGATCCTCCGCTACGATAACTCACACGCCGATACGAAAGGCCACGAACGCCACACGGCCGATGGAGTGGATGGTACCTACGAATACCCAGGCGACTACAAAGCCGTCTTAGAACGGTTCAGAACAGAGGTCGAAAATCATGAACGCACCGACTAACCACAACAGCGCCCCAATGCACCGAACGCTGACCGTTCGTGTCGCCTCGCCGAGCAACGCCTTCGAGAAGGTTGGCGAGCGTTTCGAGGCGCTCGACCGAGGCGAAGATATTGATCCGCTTTACGAGATCACGTTTCAGCGAGAGGAGGATTTACAGCGGCTTCTCTCGGCAAATAACATTCAGATGCTCCGATCAATTGCCCGCGAGTCGCCTGAGAGCATTCGAGCACTTGCCCGTGGAGTTGGGCGTGATATCCGGCAGGTTCACGACAACCTCCAAGAACTCGAAAGTTACGGACTCGTCGAGATCGAGGACGAGGGGCGTTCACGGCGGCCCTCAGTTTGGTATGATGATATCGAGATCAAGGTACCTATCGCTCCGTGATCTGCGGACCCATTTTGGTGCTACTGTGGGGTTGCACGTACAGAAAACCCGATCCCGACTTTTGCACAATATCCGAGTGTCTTGATATGCAAAATCAGACTCTTAGTCTGTTGGTTTTGCGTGTAATCTTGGATGGTAAGATCCGTTGTACGGTCAAGTGCCCATTCAATAACTGGCGTCAATGCTCGATTCAATAGTTGGCTACGAGCGAGAAGAATAATCCCGATAACGCCACCGATAACGTAGATGAGAGTAAGAATGTTTTCGCCCTCGGCGTTGGTGAACGACAGAAGGAGCGACCCAAGCATACTCACAATCCCGATGCTTCCGAGTCGGATGAGCCAGATGACAATGGTTCGTCTGCTTGGGTCTGAGACCGTAAACTCTGCTTCTTCGGTCGTGTACCCCGCTCCCGAAAATGCTGATGCTGCCTGAAATGAGGCCACGTCCGGTGAGATACCAGTCATTCGGAGTGCAATCGCTCCGATCCGGGTCACGAGTAGTACGAGGGCAAAGATGATGAAAACGGACAGGATTTGATTTGTCGCTACCATGAGATGGTGTTCTACAGCGAACTGTAAAAATACGCAGTCCCCATTCAACGGGATCGCTATCTTAGCAGACTCTACTCACCGACCACCGTACTCTGAATTCGTGTTGATACCCTCTCATCACCCATGCTTTGTTGTACAACCAGCTGCCCATCTTCCAACCGGAAACTCAGTAAAATCAGTGACGCGGATCTCAATCGTCGGCAGTATATGCACCACCACGATGTTTGATCCGGGCGACGATCATGTCCGTGTTCGAATGGTCAAAGGTCGTTGACAGCCGAAAACCGCCAACTCTGACCTTCTTATAAGGACTGTTCTGCATCGGCTCTCCATACTCCGGCGGGTCTCGCCATGGCGACTCGCAAATCTCATCGAGCTTCTTGCGGATTTGCTGCTGGTCATCGCGTTCGAGCTTTTCGAAATCGTCGCGCGCCTGTGACGTGAATCGCCACGTCCACTCATCGCTCATTCGAGTCTACTCCTCTTCGGAGCTTTCGGTGGTATCGAGATCGAACTCGTCGATGATCTCCTCACGAGAATAAGTCTCGCCGTCCCGGATCTCGCGTTCGGCGCGGGCGAGTGCGGACAACTCGTCACGGTCGAACGTAGGGTTTTCGACTGAATCACGGAGCACGTGCCGAATGTACTCTGAACGGGAATTGAATCCCCGTCCTTGCCACACATCGTCGATCTGTTCAAGGAACGTCGGGGTGACACGGACGTTGATTTGCGGACGCTCATCACCATCACTGGGTTTAGTTGGCGATGCGTCTGACATACGTGTGTATTACAATGGCGATACAAATAGAGCTGTCGCTGCATGCAAGCCCCACGTCTGACTGACTGGTATGGTTTCAGCCGGTTTCAACAGAATGGGATAGTCGAAGTTGTCTTAACAGTCACAGCACCCCCTCCCCCTTTCACCGACCCGTTCTCACCGCTCAAAGAGATGACAGAGTACTCGCGCAGCGCGGACATCGCCCCAAAGTAGAGTGTGGTTGGATGTGCTCTATTGAAAATGCGGTACAGCAGCGGAGTCAAGAAAATTTTGCGTCGAGAATTCACGAATTTCTACTGGGAAGTGGCGTAATTCCTCTCCATTTTGACGATGAACCACGAACTCATCTCGAAACGAGTATATTCGTGACTAAGGAGTGTGGATATTACCGAACAGCAACCGTTGAAATCGGCAAATCGCCACGCTGTCTTCCATTTTCAATAGAACACTTAATAGGACTTTGCAAGGACAAGCCACACCATCATGCAGACGGCTGTTTAGTACTGATCGTTATGCAAGCACTCCGCTGGCACGACGAGGGCGACGTCCGGGTCGACGACGTCCCGAAGCCGGAGATCAAGGAGCCGACCGACGCGATCGTCGAGATCACGGCGACGGCGATCTGTGGCTCGGACCTCCATCTCTACAACGACTTCATGCCGGGCATGGAGGAGGGCGACATCCTCGGTCACGAGCCGATGGGCGAAGTCGTTGAGGTCGGCGAGGAGGTCGACGACCTCCGGGAGGGCGACCGCGTCGTCATCCCCTTCACGATCAGCTGTGGCGAGTGCTGGTTCTGCGAGAACGATCTGTACTCGCTGTGTGACGAGACGAACCCGAACGCCGAGATGGCCGCCGAGACGATGGGCCACTCGCCAGCCGGTCTGTTCGGCTTCTCGCACACCCTTGGCGGGTACGACGGCGGGCAGGCCGAGTACCTGCGGGTACCCCACGCCGACGTCGGCCCGATCAAGATCGAGTCGGACCTCTCGGACGAGGAGGTACTGTTCCTCTCCGATATCTACCCGACGGGGTATATGGCCGCCGAGAACGCCGAGATCGAGGAGAACGACACGGTCGCCGTCTGGGGCTGCGGCCCGGTCGGCCAGTTCGCCATCCAGAGCGCCTGGATGATGGGCGCCGACCGCGTGATCGCAATCGACCGGATCGAGGAACGCCTTGGGATGGCCGAGGGTCACGCCGACACCGAGGTGATCGACTACTCCGAGGACGACGTCTACGAGTGGCTGATGGACGAGACCGACGGCCGAGGGCCCGACCGGTGTATCGACGCCGTCGGCTCGGAGGCCCATCACACCTGCGTCGATCACGTCCCCGACGAGCCCGACCGTCCCTACGTGCTCCAGGAGGCGATCAAGTCCTGTCGCAAGGGCGGAACCCTCTCGATCCCAGGCGTCTACATCGACGGAGTGGACGACATGCCGATGGGCCCGCTGATGAACAAAGCTCTCACGGTCAACGCGGGCCAGACCCACGTTCAAGCCTACCTGAACCCGCTGCTCGAGACGATCGAGAACGGCGAAATCGATCCCGCGGAAATCATCACCCACCGGGGCTCGCTCGAGGACGGGCCCGAACTCTACGAAACGTTCAACGACAAGGAGGACGACTGCATTAAAGTCGTCCTAGAGC
It includes:
- a CDS encoding zinc-dependent alcohol dehydrogenase translates to MQALRWHDEGDVRVDDVPKPEIKEPTDAIVEITATAICGSDLHLYNDFMPGMEEGDILGHEPMGEVVEVGEEVDDLREGDRVVIPFTISCGECWFCENDLYSLCDETNPNAEMAAETMGHSPAGLFGFSHTLGGYDGGQAEYLRVPHADVGPIKIESDLSDEEVLFLSDIYPTGYMAAENAEIEENDTVAVWGCGPVGQFAIQSAWMMGADRVIAIDRIEERLGMAEGHADTEVIDYSEDDVYEWLMDETDGRGPDRCIDAVGSEAHHTCVDHVPDEPDRPYVLQEAIKSCRKGGTLSIPGVYIDGVDDMPMGPLMNKALTVNAGQTHVQAYLNPLLETIENGEIDPAEIITHRGSLEDGPELYETFNDKEDDCIKVVLEP
- a CDS encoding HVO_A0114 family putative DNA-binding protein, yielding MNAPTNHNSAPMHRTLTVRVASPSNAFEKVGERFEALDRGEDIDPLYEITFQREEDLQRLLSANNIQMLRSIARESPESIRALARGVGRDIRQVHDNLQELESYGLVEIEDEGRSRRPSVWYDDIEIKVPIAP
- a CDS encoding type II toxin-antitoxin system RelE family toxin, whose translation is MSDEWTWRFTSQARDDFEKLERDDQQQIRKKLDEICESPWRDPPEYGEPMQNSPYKKVRVGGFRLSTTFDHSNTDMIVARIKHRGGAYTADD
- a CDS encoding type IV secretion system DNA-binding domain-containing protein; the encoded protein is MVLGTLLNLTAVAAMLAYVSKVKGFSPVGPYDAWRVITAPLRDVNRALTPLAAIIGWFVALWLADVTGAIWLTVALFFGIGGALLYETIRVGIPTAIGATIGLVSGLTSDVRPDRDNFSLPLTIYESQADDVSEWTDGAMHVPRRSLLTLGASGAGKSETLKHFVDQLQADPSEPVVVFDMKRDYQAFLKERGASMIRLSSQGSSTEIGSPIAWNIFAEMETEADADEIARSLFPKGRDQNNFFDTAGRQLFAANLKYLKRELDNPTNADLVRYWQRASPKKMHENLSRDGHEDLTAAASAIDPETAKQPGECSQAPSNKFKTSLWVTSRSPATSRFVSTWRIRKAVFSYSTTRRARARRSRPCSAT
- a CDS encoding ribbon-helix-helix domain-containing protein — its product is MSDASPTKPSDGDERPQINVRVTPTFLEQIDDVWQGRGFNSRSEYIRHVLRDSVENPTFDRDELSALARAEREIRDGETYSREEIIDEFDLDTTESSEEE
- a CDS encoding relaxase/mobilization nuclease domain-containing protein, whose product is MTTFLQTEYRDSGAGKLMAYIGREGDTPVHDRAGRLISNKQKERFVEKSERHQFERHMIISPENGNDLSNDEIGKETRRTMEQFTKNRPTVTYAYSVHRDTEHPHAHVAMTGEKTDLYMDRGDVENVRETANERMVERERYKHRRQEKERANERDSREREQELEDELEIERGR
- a CDS encoding TraM recognition domain-containing protein; its protein translation is MANPQGRILVLDYPTRQSETIAPVFRYLIDESIKHGMSDPRRSAYYLLDEIEHMGVSISRLGELINVGRGNNCQAILSLQSVAQLQDTYGRERANALLSGMVTVIGLRTADEPSVDFLRETVGTEFNEYTGHVERKEAPLGGGMVETSREMKTEEEHKFAKGDLRSFDAGEAVICRQGKGYVHGRIRMLEE
- a CDS encoding toxin-antitoxin system TumE family protein gives rise to the protein MSGDEATLILSESLDFPETGRIVRMNVWSVPASDAYPDGIKYRLHYGTGEGETILRYDNSHADTKGHERHTADGVDGTYEYPGDYKAVLERFRTEVENHERTD